A region from the Hydrogenimonas sp. genome encodes:
- a CDS encoding N-acetyl-D-glucosamine kinase, which translates to MSRLAVDAGGTWFRYEIAGEEEVCGRVPAKSTKLGSFISSLLEKHPHIDAVAISFAGQVDEGVILSAPNIEIDEPEIENFIENRFGIPLKIENDLNCAALAESVYWNEKELAAIYSGTGLGCGIVSRGEIVHGWRGMAGEIGHIPYKKTPLRCGCGKDNCIELFASGSGMKKWMEFSGCGGEPDLRMLADSDRAECRKIAADYLEAMLTATATVVTLFNPKRVVLGGGVLAHNPDIVPKIEERIDRYALPASCEGLAVVQSRIENASMQGAKLLLDTMTTVSRD; encoded by the coding sequence GTGAGCAGACTTGCGGTAGATGCGGGCGGCACCTGGTTCAGGTATGAAATAGCCGGCGAAGAGGAGGTGTGCGGCAGGGTTCCGGCAAAGAGTACGAAGCTGGGCTCATTTATCTCTTCACTCCTTGAAAAACACCCGCATATAGATGCGGTGGCGATCTCTTTCGCCGGACAGGTAGACGAAGGTGTCATACTTTCGGCACCGAACATAGAGATAGACGAACCGGAGATAGAGAACTTCATAGAGAACCGTTTCGGTATACCCCTGAAAATAGAGAATGACCTGAACTGCGCGGCACTGGCGGAATCGGTCTACTGGAACGAAAAGGAGCTGGCGGCCATCTACTCCGGTACGGGACTGGGGTGCGGCATCGTCTCGCGCGGTGAGATAGTGCACGGATGGCGCGGCATGGCGGGTGAGATCGGCCACATTCCCTACAAAAAGACGCCGTTGCGTTGCGGATGCGGAAAAGATAACTGCATAGAGCTGTTCGCTTCCGGCAGCGGTATGAAGAAGTGGATGGAGTTTTCAGGCTGCGGCGGCGAGCCGGATCTTCGAATGCTGGCAGACTCCGACAGAGCGGAGTGCAGAAAAATCGCGGCAGACTATCTTGAAGCGATGCTGACGGCTACGGCGACCGTCGTGACACTGTTCAATCCCAAAAGAGTGGTTCTGGGAGGCGGAGTGTTGGCACACAATCCCGATATCGTACCGAAGATAGAAGAGAGGATAGACCGTTATGCACTTCCCGCAAGCTGCGAAGGTCTTGCTGTAGTCCAGAGTCGAATAGAAAACGCCTCCATGCAAGGGGCAAAGCTTCTCTTGGATACAATGACGACAGTTTCACGGGATTGA
- a CDS encoding alpha-amylase translates to MEKRRYTLLFGVHMHQPVDNFDEAVKRAVESCYAPFFATMRRYPEFRFSVHCSGWLLLKIEKEYPELFADMKALAQGGSVEYLSAGFYEPVLSAIPSKDRVGQIRGLSQAIEDRFSQRPRGLWLTERVWESGQVCDIVEAGMEYLLVDDYHFIAAGFDKSELNGFYLSEEGGSKIALFPISRPLRYAIPFKPVETAVEALKRAAGEDGAAIIFDDAEKFGMWPGTNEWVHKRGWLKEFVETVLEDGEIDTTLYGNYLSEKRAKGVAYLPSVSYYEMGEWSLKADDALALERLRAEMGEERFEREGIKFLKGGIWKNFFVKYEESNRLHKRMLECSGSGPDTPEYRESLYALQTNDVFWHGVFGGIYLPNLRDNAYRYLMECENMRYGDEISLESSDRDLNGFEEVKWVGKGIIARFDSRYGGQLVELCDRSKLFNFQNVLTRRKEAYHEKIFGSGASTNGAKPEEEGISTIHNAAHRADGAIREALVYDWYIKNSFIDHISDHTLDAESFRRCSFREFSDFADQPFELRTGARSATFTRQGGIYDSDGKSDTRLVKRYDFEDDGFGFTIDLESESSHIYEYGIELNLHFAEIGNIRLLDRPFESGTWHELRSFSIEDGYTGRVLRFEADHYFSLMAVLLQSVSQSEEGFELMTQGVSMMVVMPFSKKLSVCGSLKVSDV, encoded by the coding sequence GTGGAAAAGAGAAGATATACGCTCCTATTCGGAGTCCATATGCACCAGCCCGTGGACAACTTCGACGAAGCGGTAAAAAGAGCCGTAGAGAGCTGCTATGCGCCATTTTTCGCAACGATGCGGCGATACCCGGAGTTTCGCTTCAGCGTACACTGCAGCGGATGGCTTCTGCTGAAGATCGAAAAAGAGTATCCGGAGCTTTTTGCGGATATGAAGGCCCTTGCGCAAGGAGGCAGCGTCGAGTATCTGAGTGCCGGCTTTTACGAGCCTGTTCTGAGCGCCATACCTTCAAAGGACCGGGTAGGGCAGATAAGAGGGCTGTCGCAGGCTATTGAAGATAGATTTTCGCAGCGTCCGCGGGGACTTTGGCTGACGGAGAGGGTGTGGGAGTCGGGGCAGGTTTGCGATATTGTCGAAGCCGGCATGGAGTATCTGCTTGTGGACGACTACCATTTCATAGCGGCCGGTTTCGACAAAAGTGAGCTCAACGGTTTCTACCTGAGCGAAGAGGGCGGCAGTAAAATCGCACTCTTTCCGATCTCCCGGCCCCTCAGATACGCGATACCCTTCAAGCCGGTCGAGACAGCCGTTGAGGCCCTCAAGAGAGCGGCCGGAGAAGATGGCGCGGCCATAATCTTCGACGATGCGGAGAAGTTCGGAATGTGGCCCGGTACGAATGAGTGGGTGCACAAGAGGGGGTGGCTAAAAGAGTTTGTCGAAACGGTACTCGAAGATGGTGAGATAGATACGACTCTATACGGCAACTATCTTTCCGAAAAGAGGGCGAAAGGGGTTGCCTACCTTCCGAGCGTCTCCTACTACGAGATGGGAGAGTGGAGCCTCAAAGCGGATGACGCTCTTGCACTGGAGAGGCTCAGAGCCGAAATGGGTGAGGAGCGCTTCGAGCGGGAGGGTATCAAGTTTCTGAAAGGGGGCATCTGGAAGAACTTCTTCGTCAAATATGAGGAGTCCAACCGTCTGCACAAGAGGATGCTCGAGTGCTCCGGGAGTGGACCGGATACCCCGGAGTATAGAGAGTCGCTCTATGCGCTCCAGACGAATGACGTATTCTGGCACGGCGTCTTTGGCGGTATCTACCTCCCCAACCTGCGTGACAACGCCTACCGCTACCTTATGGAGTGCGAAAATATGCGTTACGGCGACGAGATCTCCTTAGAGTCCTCAGACAGGGACCTGAACGGGTTCGAAGAGGTAAAGTGGGTCGGAAAGGGGATCATCGCAAGATTTGACAGCCGTTACGGTGGCCAGCTGGTGGAGCTGTGCGACAGGAGTAAGCTGTTCAATTTCCAGAATGTGCTTACGCGCAGGAAAGAGGCGTACCACGAGAAGATATTCGGGAGCGGCGCATCGACAAACGGGGCCAAACCGGAAGAGGAGGGGATAAGCACGATCCACAACGCGGCACACCGTGCCGATGGAGCGATACGCGAAGCCCTGGTATACGACTGGTATATAAAGAACTCCTTCATCGACCACATTAGCGACCACACCCTGGACGCTGAGAGTTTCAGAAGGTGCAGCTTCAGGGAGTTTTCCGATTTCGCCGATCAGCCTTTCGAACTGCGCACCGGCGCAAGGAGCGCTACATTCACGAGGCAGGGGGGCATCTACGACAGTGACGGCAAGTCCGATACCCGGCTGGTAAAGCGTTACGACTTCGAAGATGACGGCTTCGGTTTTACCATCGATCTGGAGAGCGAAAGCTCTCATATTTATGAATATGGAATCGAGTTGAATCTCCATTTCGCCGAGATCGGAAATATTCGCCTGCTCGATAGACCGTTTGAGAGCGGAACATGGCACGAGCTGCGCTCTTTTTCCATCGAAGATGGCTACACCGGAAGGGTTCTGCGGTTCGAGGCCGATCACTACTTCTCTTTGATGGCGGTTTTGCTGCAGAGTGTCTCACAGAGCGAGGAGGGTTTCGAACTGATGACACAGGGAGTCAGTATGATGGTTGTGATGCCTTTTTCGAAAAAGCTTTCGGTTTGCGGTTCGTTGAAGGTGAGCGATGTCTGA
- a CDS encoding glycoside hydrolase family 57 encodes MLKLAFLWHMHQPDYRGSDGVMRMPWVFLHAIKDYYEMPWLLSRRKEIRATFNLTPPLIEQLLLYEREGLECDRFLSLLAKEPHELGSEEREWMVKICKSSWYDTMVKPLKRYAELFERTSFQDSELIELQVLFLLSWCGNYLRGNDEVVTALLQKERGYDSDDKTELLNSLLDFIPEILPFYARLRKEGRISLSTTPMNHPILPLLIDMKCAEVSNPKTEIPANYMPMPEDAKEQVSLAVELYGEVFGSAPKGMWPAEGAVDEKSIELYAKYGIGWIATDEEILFKSLGKRERRELYRPYSFAGVNILFRDHPLSDLIGFTYRFKRAEDAARDFMRRLKAISGSYKEPLVSVILDGENAWEFYENNALDFFEELYGRLEEAEWCGCVTMEEAAKERGAVLKRVHPGSWIYGNFDTWVGHPQKNAAWELFFQTKADYFRHEAELRKEEREKIEYNFLACECSDWYWWYGEDHHTEYADDFDRLFRGHLIEIYRLMGVAVPSDLFRPIVPDQNLRSLISEPKFPIHPVIDGRVSSFFEWLGSGMMDERAVFGTMEGSRGPIEKIYWGQDERHLYLRLDGDIERLAEGAVIKIYTDTEDEPIVLDTRHLSKRGYVKAALDTIMEISIDKRRFGGAETVQLRMEIEIGAEAVQTLPGVYELRIDLNDDYSENWFV; translated from the coding sequence ATGCTGAAACTCGCGTTTTTGTGGCATATGCACCAGCCCGATTACAGGGGAAGCGACGGAGTGATGAGAATGCCGTGGGTATTTTTGCATGCTATAAAAGACTATTATGAAATGCCCTGGCTCCTGTCGCGCCGCAAAGAGATCAGGGCGACGTTCAATCTTACCCCGCCCCTGATAGAGCAGCTCCTTCTGTATGAGAGAGAGGGTTTGGAGTGTGACCGATTCTTGAGCCTCTTGGCAAAAGAGCCGCACGAACTGGGAAGCGAAGAGCGTGAATGGATGGTGAAAATATGCAAAAGCAGCTGGTACGATACCATGGTAAAGCCTCTGAAACGGTATGCGGAGCTCTTTGAACGGACCTCTTTTCAAGATAGTGAACTCATAGAGCTGCAGGTACTGTTTCTGCTCTCATGGTGCGGCAACTATCTAAGAGGCAACGATGAGGTCGTCACGGCCCTGCTGCAGAAAGAGCGAGGTTACGATTCGGACGATAAAACGGAGCTTTTGAACTCACTTCTCGACTTCATACCGGAGATACTGCCCTTTTACGCCCGGCTGCGGAAGGAGGGGCGGATATCACTCTCTACGACACCTATGAACCACCCGATACTGCCTCTTTTGATAGATATGAAGTGTGCCGAGGTATCGAACCCGAAAACAGAAATCCCCGCCAATTACATGCCGATGCCCGAAGATGCAAAAGAGCAGGTATCGCTGGCTGTAGAGCTCTATGGTGAGGTTTTCGGCTCTGCACCCAAAGGTATGTGGCCCGCCGAGGGGGCGGTCGATGAAAAGAGTATAGAGCTCTATGCGAAGTACGGAATTGGGTGGATCGCCACGGATGAGGAGATACTCTTCAAATCTCTGGGGAAGCGGGAGAGGAGAGAGCTCTACCGGCCGTACTCTTTTGCGGGGGTGAATATCCTCTTCAGGGACCATCCCCTGAGCGATCTGATAGGTTTTACATACAGATTCAAGAGGGCCGAAGATGCGGCGAGGGACTTCATGAGAAGGTTGAAAGCTATCTCGGGGAGTTATAAAGAGCCGCTGGTTTCGGTAATTCTCGACGGGGAAAATGCGTGGGAGTTCTATGAAAACAACGCTTTGGACTTCTTCGAAGAGCTCTACGGCAGACTCGAAGAGGCTGAGTGGTGCGGTTGCGTAACGATGGAGGAGGCGGCAAAGGAGCGGGGCGCGGTTTTGAAAAGAGTCCATCCCGGCTCCTGGATATACGGGAATTTCGATACATGGGTAGGCCACCCTCAGAAAAATGCGGCGTGGGAGCTCTTTTTCCAGACGAAGGCGGACTACTTCCGTCACGAAGCGGAATTGAGAAAAGAGGAGAGAGAGAAGATAGAGTACAACTTTCTCGCCTGCGAATGCTCCGACTGGTATTGGTGGTACGGAGAGGATCACCACACCGAGTATGCCGACGACTTCGACCGTCTCTTCAGGGGACACCTTATAGAGATTTACAGGCTTATGGGAGTTGCGGTACCGTCCGATCTCTTCAGGCCGATCGTTCCCGATCAAAACCTCCGTTCACTCATCAGCGAACCGAAATTCCCTATCCATCCCGTAATAGACGGCAGAGTCAGCTCCTTTTTCGAGTGGCTCGGGAGCGGTATGATGGACGAGAGAGCCGTTTTCGGTACGATGGAGGGCTCGAGGGGTCCGATAGAAAAGATATACTGGGGGCAGGACGAGAGGCATCTCTACCTGCGCCTGGACGGCGATATTGAGAGGCTTGCAGAAGGAGCGGTGATAAAAATCTACACCGATACGGAAGATGAGCCGATAGTTCTGGATACACGGCATCTCTCAAAGAGAGGCTATGTAAAAGCCGCCCTGGATACCATTATGGAGATATCGATCGACAAGCGGCGTTTCGGCGGGGCCGAGACGGTTCAGCTGCGTATGGAGATAGAGATAGGAGCCGAAGCGGTGCAGACACTGCCCGGCGTTTACGAGCTGAGAATCGATCTGAACGACGATTACAGTGAAAACTGGTTCGTATGA
- a CDS encoding glycogen synthase, ADP-glucose transglucosylase, protein MRERLKILFTASEAVPFAKTGGLADVAGALPKALGELGHDVVVVMPRYYTIDRSALEHIPGPLGVPMGPMGTLWTGVYRSTLPGSDLPVYFIDYEAFYGRSGLYADENGFSYDDNDSRFIFLSKAAFELARRLDFRPDIIHSNDWHTALQPLLLKTRYSFDELFKDGVSVLTIHNLQHQGLFSKGAVDVAEVGWEHFNPHELEAMDGMNFLKGGIAAADAVTTVSRRYAAEIQTPEFGFGLDGHIRAHSHKLFGILNGVDYSEWNPATDRYIAANYDIGDMAGKALCKKELQGRFGLPQWDDVPLIGFVGRFAEQKGIGLMAAAIEGLVHLDAQIVMLGTGEKWAEGFFSDVARRYPDNFGCHVGYSEELAHKIEAGSDLFLMPSLFEPCGLNQIYSLRYGTLPIVRATGGLDDTVHNYDPATGDGNGFKFHDATPDALYATVKWACDTYRYEKDAFGRMQKTAMEARFDWRHSAGAYEDIYIYALYAKRAARHR, encoded by the coding sequence ATGAGGGAGAGACTTAAAATTCTTTTTACGGCATCCGAGGCTGTTCCGTTCGCAAAAACCGGAGGACTTGCGGATGTCGCCGGCGCACTTCCGAAAGCACTGGGTGAGCTCGGACACGATGTGGTCGTCGTGATGCCTCGCTACTACACTATAGACCGCTCCGCTCTGGAGCATATTCCGGGACCTCTCGGCGTTCCTATGGGGCCGATGGGCACATTGTGGACCGGTGTATACCGAAGCACTCTGCCCGGAAGCGATCTGCCGGTCTACTTCATAGATTACGAGGCGTTCTACGGCCGCTCCGGCCTCTATGCCGACGAGAACGGCTTCAGCTATGACGACAACGACAGCCGTTTCATATTTTTGAGCAAAGCCGCCTTCGAACTGGCGCGCAGGCTCGACTTCCGACCCGATATTATCCACTCCAACGACTGGCATACCGCTCTTCAGCCTCTTCTGCTCAAAACCCGTTATTCATTCGACGAACTTTTCAAAGATGGCGTATCGGTGCTTACGATACACAACCTCCAGCATCAGGGACTCTTTTCCAAAGGTGCCGTCGATGTCGCCGAGGTGGGCTGGGAGCACTTCAATCCTCATGAACTGGAAGCGATGGACGGAATGAACTTTCTAAAAGGCGGAATAGCCGCCGCCGATGCCGTAACCACCGTCAGCAGAAGATATGCCGCAGAGATACAGACACCGGAGTTCGGTTTCGGTCTGGACGGCCACATAAGGGCCCACTCGCACAAGCTGTTCGGAATACTCAACGGTGTCGACTACTCGGAGTGGAACCCTGCTACAGACCGCTATATCGCCGCAAATTACGATATTGGAGATATGGCGGGCAAAGCTCTTTGCAAAAAGGAGCTTCAGGGCCGCTTCGGACTGCCGCAATGGGACGACGTTCCTCTCATAGGCTTCGTCGGCCGTTTCGCCGAGCAGAAGGGTATAGGTCTCATGGCGGCCGCGATAGAGGGGCTGGTGCACCTGGATGCGCAGATCGTCATGCTTGGAACCGGAGAGAAGTGGGCCGAAGGATTCTTCAGTGATGTCGCCAGGCGCTATCCGGACAATTTCGGATGCCATGTGGGCTATTCGGAAGAGCTTGCACACAAGATAGAGGCGGGCAGCGACCTTTTCCTTATGCCTTCGCTCTTCGAACCCTGCGGACTGAACCAGATATACTCTCTCCGTTACGGTACACTGCCCATAGTACGCGCTACCGGCGGTTTGGATGATACCGTCCACAACTACGACCCGGCGACAGGCGACGGGAACGGCTTCAAATTCCATGACGCTACACCAGATGCGCTCTATGCTACGGTGAAATGGGCATGTGATACATACAGATATGAAAAGGATGCCTTCGGCAGGATGCAAAAAACAGCTATGGAAGCCCGTTTTGACTGGAGGCACTCGGCCGGTGCGTATGAAGATATATACATCTACGCCCTCTATGCAAAACGTGCGGCGAGACACAGGTAG
- a CDS encoding glycogen synthase, ADP-glucose transglucosylase, which translates to MKIVFASAEIFPFAKSGGLADIAHALPAALGEKADVTVVMPLYRFIDKERFCIRPTGEHFVLNFGRETYDVEIFAGACEGKEVLFVYNRLLCDRDHLYGPPGEGYEDNDVRFSIFCRAIVELVKIHSFEIMHLNDWHTALAALIAHDEGVRAKIVYTIHNLAYQGIFPAESLERTGIAKRHFNMEELEFYGEVNWMKGGIAHADAVTTVSPSYAVEIQEAEYGCGLDGFMRKHNGKLKGILNGIDYSIFDPLSDPSIPERFDSENLEGKSLCKESFLREAGFDIDKYELPLFIFIGRFTEQKGIELIVEAAKKLARLPLLLAILGEGERKYREQLRSICDRYPNIAVKFGYDEALSRRMYAAADFLLMPSRFEPCGLNQMIAMRYGAIPVVHAVGGLRDTVHPIESNEPLCGLGFRFEKMEAADFLDAVKRALSLYAALHKMQRTREFDMSCDFSVGRCAKRYLELYRSLL; encoded by the coding sequence ATGAAAATAGTTTTCGCTTCCGCCGAGATCTTCCCTTTCGCCAAGAGCGGAGGGCTTGCCGATATCGCCCATGCACTTCCGGCCGCACTCGGCGAGAAGGCTGACGTCACCGTGGTAATGCCGCTTTACCGCTTCATAGATAAGGAGCGCTTCTGTATACGCCCCACCGGAGAGCACTTCGTCCTGAACTTCGGCAGAGAAACGTATGACGTAGAGATATTCGCCGGTGCATGTGAAGGCAAAGAGGTTCTCTTCGTCTACAACCGGCTGCTGTGCGACCGTGACCACCTCTACGGCCCTCCGGGAGAGGGGTACGAAGATAACGACGTTCGCTTCAGCATCTTCTGCCGGGCGATCGTGGAGCTGGTGAAGATACACTCTTTCGAGATAATGCACCTCAACGACTGGCACACCGCCCTTGCGGCTCTTATCGCACACGATGAGGGTGTCAGGGCAAAAATCGTCTACACTATCCACAACCTCGCATACCAGGGTATCTTTCCCGCAGAATCGCTCGAAAGAACCGGGATCGCGAAGAGGCATTTCAATATGGAAGAGCTGGAGTTCTACGGAGAGGTCAACTGGATGAAAGGGGGCATCGCCCACGCCGATGCGGTGACGACCGTGAGCCCCAGCTATGCCGTAGAGATACAGGAGGCTGAGTACGGGTGCGGACTGGACGGTTTTATGAGAAAACACAACGGCAAGCTCAAAGGTATACTCAACGGCATAGACTACTCCATCTTCGACCCTCTCTCCGATCCCTCCATACCTGAACGTTTCGACTCTGAAAACCTCGAAGGGAAGAGTCTATGCAAAGAGAGTTTCTTGCGGGAGGCCGGCTTTGATATAGATAAATATGAACTACCGCTCTTCATCTTCATAGGACGTTTCACGGAGCAAAAAGGTATAGAGCTCATTGTAGAGGCGGCAAAGAAGTTGGCCCGACTCCCGCTTCTGCTGGCCATTCTGGGGGAGGGTGAGCGGAAGTACCGCGAGCAGCTTCGAAGCATCTGCGACAGATACCCGAACATTGCCGTCAAATTCGGATATGACGAGGCGCTCTCACGCCGAATGTACGCGGCGGCCGACTTTCTTCTTATGCCGTCACGCTTCGAGCCGTGCGGCCTCAACCAGATGATAGCGATGAGATACGGCGCAATACCGGTAGTTCACGCTGTCGGCGGCCTTCGCGACACTGTCCACCCTATAGAGAGCAATGAGCCTCTGTGCGGACTGGGCTTCAGGTTTGAAAAGATGGAGGCTGCCGATTTTTTGGATGCGGTGAAGAGGGCTCTTTCACTCTACGCCGCACTCCACAAGATGCAAAGAACAAGGGAGTTCGACATGAGTTGCGACTTCTCCGTCGGAAGATGTGCCAAGCGCTACCTTGAACTCTACAGGAGTCTATTGTGA
- a CDS encoding galactose-1-phosphate uridylyltransferase translates to MSDIRYDPILDEYSVIAPERLHRPDSFAESRKERRKRARECPFCEGHESMTPHEIFAVRENEPDGPGWKTRVVPNLYKAVKIEAPWVMHEEGIYRRWEGFGAHEIIIDTPRHLTRMDEWSDDEYFNWLYTLRARLNDLRNDIRLLYISLFKNHGRNAASTQPHPHTQLIALPTAPVALLKRMKHAGNYYKEHGENLFDALVSSEVAAKERIVAESPGFTVMCPYASSFAFETAIVSKKSGVGDLGGLNDADLHELAGVMKRVIGALYRELGEFDFNITFNTPPLQKSLSTEEFFDDIAKIWRIRIRILPRLFRLGGFELGSGMQINPVLPEEAAALLRESIEEQI, encoded by the coding sequence ATGTCTGATATTCGTTACGATCCGATTCTGGACGAGTACTCCGTTATCGCACCGGAGCGACTCCATAGGCCAGACAGCTTCGCCGAGAGCCGTAAGGAGAGACGAAAAAGAGCCAGGGAGTGTCCCTTTTGCGAGGGGCACGAGTCTATGACTCCCCACGAGATATTTGCCGTAAGAGAGAATGAACCGGACGGGCCGGGCTGGAAGACACGGGTAGTCCCGAATCTGTACAAAGCCGTAAAGATCGAGGCCCCCTGGGTTATGCACGAGGAGGGAATCTACAGGAGGTGGGAGGGGTTCGGAGCGCATGAGATTATAATAGACACACCACGCCATCTTACGAGAATGGATGAGTGGAGCGACGATGAGTATTTCAACTGGCTCTATACGCTGCGTGCCCGCCTGAACGATCTTAGAAACGATATACGGCTTTTGTATATAAGTCTCTTTAAAAACCACGGCCGCAATGCCGCTTCGACACAGCCTCATCCGCACACCCAGCTCATAGCTCTGCCTACGGCGCCGGTCGCTCTTTTGAAGCGGATGAAACATGCCGGAAACTACTATAAGGAGCATGGCGAGAACCTCTTCGATGCCCTTGTCTCATCCGAAGTTGCGGCCAAAGAGCGTATTGTGGCGGAGAGTCCCGGTTTTACCGTGATGTGCCCATACGCCTCATCGTTCGCATTCGAGACCGCCATCGTATCCAAAAAGAGCGGTGTCGGCGACCTAGGAGGGTTGAACGACGCCGACCTGCACGAACTGGCCGGAGTTATGAAAAGGGTTATAGGTGCGCTCTACAGGGAGCTCGGAGAGTTCGATTTCAACATCACTTTCAATACGCCGCCGCTGCAAAAGAGTCTCTCTACCGAAGAGTTTTTCGACGATATAGCCAAAATATGGCGTATCAGGATAAGAATTTTGCCCCGTCTTTTCAGGCTCGGAGGCTTCGAACTGGGCAGCGGTATGCAGATAAACCCCGTACTGCCCGAAGAGGCGGCAGCGCTTCTAAGAGAGAGTATCGAGGAGCAGATATGA